In Aedes albopictus strain Foshan chromosome 3, AalbF5, whole genome shotgun sequence, the genomic window acacacagcaaaaaaagttgttgaatattacatcgaaatcgctacaaccaggtcgttacatcgattgatgaaaattacacagcccgatgtacACGGAGGCTTTGAATGTAATAAACAGATCCCATGTAATTTGCGCGATGTAATAAATACGACGTACACAAAGCGACGTAATTGGAGCGATGTTAAATGGAAACGAATTCAAATGCTCTTGAATGGCAGATTAAATTATATAAATACATATTAGTAAATAGTGTAAGGATGTGTAACAGCATAAAACTAATGAAAAATACGATCAATAAATTAAAGTCCAGCCTTCGTTCATCTATTAATTAATATTTCTCTTCTATGGCCGATCAAATTATGTTTATCCTATTTCGAATTGAGTTTATTGTAGCTCAAGTATTTACTTCAGCTATTCTTAAATTCGAGCGCAAAGATATAAAAAttttataatataatataatataatataatataatataatataaaaaaaaaatatacaaaaaaaaattcatcgtcttatttttgcatgattcgtcgagaaatggtgagactttttttacgcggttttttgaattttgaactgagttttatttttacgcggtacgtatcccctgcgtaaaaaaaacctgactgtaatataatataatataatataatataatataatataatataatataatatagtataatataatataatataatattattACAAAACAAATTCACATCTACATTACTGCATTTACGGAAGAACTCTTGACATAATTCTGCAAGAAATAAGTTTCAGCACTCCTCAACGTAGCATTCCTTTTCCTTTTTAAttcacgagatttttaaccctgggCCAAGGGCCAGTTTATCTAAATGAATTAAAAACTACAAGGTCGTtttagtgtctcgtacttgactcgacccgAGACGCTGTACGaccaagtacgagacactggagACGACCTGGttggttgaggtcgaaatacgtatctgtcaaaggatgcataaACTTAATGTAATTATAAAAAGAAACTTaacccgtttttttttttaattcttccaggagttttttattcctccaggacttttttatGTGATTTCTCAGGAGTTCAatctatttttttccaaaagatcgttctttcaaaagttcatcTGAGTTTCTTTTGGAGTAAGTATCTCCTGTTATACTAACAGTATTTTCTTCTGGCATTCATCCAAAAAatgtttctgagattcctcttggatattaAAAAGATTCCTTCGTGAGTTcgtactgggatttctccaggatcacCTACTGCAAgtttcccagaagtttcttcaggaagtttcataTAAGATTCTTCCTAAATATTTTcctagaagttctttctgggaattcttcagtagTAGACCCTTTTGGCAATCTTCCAGCAGTTTTTTTCTGAGATCCAtctgggagttcctcctgggatttctcgagCCTTTACGAGATCTGCAGAAGTTCTATTCGTTCTCTTTCTCCAGGATGTCCTTTTGACATTCCTCTAGCATTTCATTGTGATTTTTTTATAAGCTTCTTCGGGCATTTCTCCATCagatccttctaagattccttcagtatagcctagtttcgagttcaaaagaaatcgctcaagaaacttcttgaccgattcctagCAGAAATTGTCTACTGTggttgccatttgaattgtcatttcttcgcaaatgcgtactgcgatcgaagaaaacggtttcttgagcgatttaggcaaggaatttcccatgcattaagataggcagagaaattccttctgaactgcaaacagcgcttattggttcatttggaattcctccagcattttttttcagggatttctcttagagtttcttagaagtttcttctgtgatacaTCCAGTGGTTCATtttaagattcctgcaggagatcctttaggggttccttcagaatttccttatgggatttgtggTATCCGGATTAAGATTGAAAGAAGCGACACGCAACACGCACTGTACACAATGGTGGGCCGAGAAAGACTAAAGACTTCTGCAAGTGAGTTGGCATGGTGAACCCCCTCAAGGTTCACGCACACCAACATAGACGAGCTGTACTTACATTATCACATCCCCTTTTCCTTCAAGTagatatattttattttattatcagtAACTTTATGTTAGGTTAAATCATAAATACAGCAAATACTTAGATTTATGGACTGTAGATTTCCTTGGGCTTCGGCATTCGTTTCGATCGTCGTAGTTGTACCGAAGGCAGCGACAACTCCATGGATTCCGATCCTGGAGTCGGAGCGTCAATTGGTATATCAGAACTCTGCAGTGTTTCCGTACTGATACCTGGTTCACCAGATGCAGCCGGCGATGTATGGCTATCCAAATTCGCGTCCAGGTCCCTGATTTCCTCACTGACATCACTCGGTAAAGGATCAGAGACCGTTTTCAAATGGGATGTGTTACGATCGTATGTTTTCCCAGTTTCCTTAGATTGAACGGTTACGTTCGAGCCGTGTCTGTTCACTACCACGAATTTCTCCTTATGGAAATTGGTCGACAGCTTGTTGGTCGGGCAAAGATTCCTCATGAGGACTGTGTCGCCAACCGAGATGTTACTCGGTTTTGCTCTACGCTTCACATCCTCTCCCTGTTTTCCCAGCATCTTTTTCACGTGGTCCTGATCTCTGAAATCGGTACTGGGTGGGATTGTTTGAAGATCGTCAATGCAAGGAAGCTTCGTACGCAACTTTCGGTTCTGTAGAAGTTCGCTAGGAGCTTTTCCGGTGACTGTATGCGGAGTATTATTGTACAGATCTAGATAGCTGTTGAGCTCTGCTTTCCAGTCGTCATATAATGCGTTCGCAATTTTCATCCTTTTTAAAAGTGACCTGTTCTGGCGCTCGACCTCCCCATTTGCCTGAGGCCAGTAGGGTGACGTATGGTTGAGGTGAATACCGTTTGTTTGGCAAAATTCTTCGAATTCACAAGATACAAATTGCTTAGCATTGTCTAGCGTGATCGTTCGTGGAGGTCCCCATGTACGAAAAATACGTTTTAGACGTTTAATCGTCTCCTGCGCAGTTATTTTGCTCATCACCTCCAACTCCATATATCGACTATAGTAGTCGATCACCACTAGTATATACTCCGCGGATGGCATGGGCCCCAGGAAGTCTATCGCGATATCGACCCACGGACGGTCGGGTAGTTTTCGTCGCATCATTGGCTCGGGTGGATCCGGAAGCTGAACCAAACGACATCCTTCGCAGGCCACACAGGTATCTACCGCAGATTCATCTAGGCCAGGCCACCAGCATCTCTCCCGTAAACGGCGTTTCATGACGGACTGTCCAGGATGTCCTTCATGTGCTATCTGAAGCATCCTTGGGCGCAGGCTTTTTGGAATGATGAGTTTGGATCCTCGCAAGATAAGCGAGTTCACGTATGTTAGCTCATTGCGAAACGGAGTATACTGCTTCAGACTCTCATCGTTCCAAGAATCGTTGATGATGCATACTTTCAACTTCTGCATCTCCTGATCCGAAGCGGTAGCCTGGATTACTTCTTCAATATCGATTGCAGCAGCTTCCTGGATGGTTCGGATGAGAATGTCTGCTTCGGGATCAAAGTCGCCTTGTTCTAAGCCACTTACCAAAGTAGACAACGACTCCGCTAAAACACGTCGAATGAAAACCTCACATTCATCCGTCCACTGAGCATCAGGGACGTGTGCCCCAAGCAGTGGTGGAAAtggatcgcgaacgtgtgcttacgcgctacaaaaaaatgccatcgcatcgcaaacctttgctgtgcgatggtgttcgtacgtctgtggctcacgatcgtacgacacgaacgccaacgagtgcatcgcatcttttgcaagcgcgatgcttttttattttagaggttcgcggccgatatttctgtaatgaaatcaaatgttggtaaactttttcgtcgatatcatttattggatTGGTaactgaccagtataatcaaaaaacacccaactaattaccattaagtgtacaaaaaatggcaacaaaccaagtgttccacattgtgatccttctggcgaaccaactgcgattctgctcgttcgacatttgttttgtgttggttcgtcgatccgggaaatcgtgaaccgttctctctttttaggttcgcgagcgcgtgagcaaagattgtgtttgatgcgaaccaaaaaacacgtcaagcgcatgatgctttccaccactggccCCAAGTCTTGATAAGGTATCAGCTAAGTTAGCTGAACCTTTTCGATACACAACCtgtaaaaatcaaaaattaaattcaTCCTTTCCATTCTGGACAAAAAAAAACCCTACTTTGAACTTGAAAGCTTGGATCCTCAGCATCCAACGCTCGATTCTTGCGGTAGGTCGCGATGTCGCAGTGAAAAGGGCTTCCAGCGGCCTGTGGTCCATCTCCAACTCAAAATGTATTCCAAGAAGATAGATCTTGAAGCGCTCTACTCCCCATACGATTGCAAGAGCTTCCTTTTCGATCGGCGGGTACTTTTTCTCAGTTTCCGAAAGACTTTTTGAAGCGTATTCGATGACCCTTGGTTGATTGTTTTTGAACTGCAATAACACAGCGCCTAGGCCAACTCCCGATGCATCCGTGATAAGTAATGTTCGGTCTTTGGGGTCATAATACCCGAGGTGATGAAGAGATCCAATCATACGCTTCAGCTGATCAAATGATTCCTGATGTTCTCGCTTCCAATCGAACCCTGCCTCTCGTTTGAGTAACTCTCTCAGGGGATAGTTCACCGTTGCCAAATTCGGAATAAAACGTGACACGTAGGTCACTAAGCCAAGAAAGCTTCGTAGCTCTTCTTTCGATTGAGGTGGTCTGAACTGCAGTATTGACTGGACTTTTTCATCGGCTGGGGCGACACCTTCTGGAGAGAGTATGTGACCCAAAAACGAAATCTccgtttgtttaaatttgcatttGTGAATGTTTAACATAATGCCGTAGCGGTTCAAAACACTTAAGGTGTGCTTCACCGCCAAGTCGTGTTCTTCTTCAGTGGATCCAAAAATCATAATGTCGTCAATGAAAACTACTGTGTTTTCACACTCCGCGAGAATACTTTCCATCAGATTTTGGAACAGCTCGGGGGCGCAATTCACCCCAAAGAGAAGCCGTTTATAGCGGAACAATCCCCAATTTGTTACAAACGTAGTCACATCGCGGCAGTCCTCCGAAAGTTCTACCTGATGGAATGCTTGTTTTATGTCCAGAGTCGTGAACAATTTAGCGTTTCTAAATTTAGGAAGCATATCGTCGAATATCGGCAGAGGGTGATTTAGTCTCTGAATGGCCTGGTTCGCTCTTCGCATGTCTACGCAGAGTCGTAGTTCGCCGTTGTCCTTCAGAATTGGAACCAATGGGGAGACCCATGACGTAGGTTGGGTTACTTTCTCTATTATGTCCAACTGCAACAGTTCATTCAATTTAACCTCGACTTGTTGTAGTAGAGGGATCGGGCAGCGACGAAGAGGTTGGATTACGGGCGAAACAGATCTATCAATGGGCAGACTGAGAGTTATACCTTTCATTTTGGGAAACGGCTCTTTTACTGTGTCGACTCTTCGCACCAACGCATTTTGTGAACTAGGCAAACCAATCTGTAGTACTCCAATTTTCTGCGCAGTTATCTTGCCAAGCAATGGCTGTTGCCCTTTCTCGATGACGTAGAAAGAGGCGCTTGTTTTCAACAACTTCCCAGCATCGTTGATTTCCAGATCTGCGTCGAAGACTGTAACTAGTTTCAACGGAACACGCCCATACGCCAAGAACCGTTTATCATGATCAAATCTCTCATTTCGAATATGTATGCCCTGCAGTTTCATCATTTCCCACGTCGTGTCATCGATCAGGTTATGCTTCGAGCCAGAATCGATTAGCATGGTAATGTCAACGCCCCCGATGCAACATGATATCAACTCATCGGACTCTCCCACATTGTACACCGGGTACTCTTCACATTTAGATGGTTCATTTCTTTGGTCATCAATGTTGTAAACTGGACGAGACGAGTGTCGAGAATATTTGGGCAGACGCGAAGGACCTGCGGTGTTCATGATAGGCGCTTTTCGTTTTCGATCAAATGTCCCCTAATCAATGGAAAATgcaagagaaaaaaaatacaatttcgaACCAACCCCTCATATCGGAAATACCTACAGTATTGAATGGACTTTTCGTTTTGCAAACAGATTGAAAGTGGCCAATGTTTTTGCATCGAAGGCACGTCTTGTTCAAGGCTGGACAGTGAGCCGCCTCCCTGTGTCGAGCGAACCCGCAACGCAAGCACCGCGGGTTTGTTCCTGAAGTTTTGTTCGAGTTCTCGTAGAGCCGATTGACACTACTATCGATTTGCTCATAGGGACGATGGATGGAACTTACGGCAGATTTCGTGTTCATTTTTGAGGACTGATATCTCACTGACTGATACGCGTTGATTATCTTGAGAGCTTCGTCGAGGGTTAAATGCTCTTTTTCCAGTAACTTCTGGCGCAAGTCCTCCGATGCATACTGAATAATTTTATCAATTACCGCAATATGTCTGCTCTCTGTTTCCGTATTTCCAAAAGAGCACTTTTCGGACTTCTGTTGAACCCTGAGCGCAAACTTTTCAATGGATTCACTGTCGCTGGGTGCCATGGACCAAAAAAGAAACCTCTCGAAGCTATCATGGTGTTTCGGAGAGAAGTATTCGGTTAGTTTCTCTTTCATTGCAATGTACGGATCTTTTAACGGATCGTCCTGTTCTTCACACCCCGGGATTCCATAAAAAGCACTCTGCAATTCCAAGCCGCCCATAGCAAGTAATTGCATTTTGCGACTGGTGCCATCCATGATGTTCGACGCTGCCATGACGGTTTCGAACCACCGAATCCATGACCCCCAAGCATTCCGTATTTCTGACTGTGGCAAATGTTTAAATTTGAATTGCGGAAGATTGTACGATGCCGGGCTGAACAAGGATAAATGTTGCTGGATTATCGGTCCGCTAGTACCACTGGGAGTACCACCCTCAGCTTGGTTTGTATCATCCATGTTGATGGGAGCTAAAAAGTTTTCTTTTGATTATTATACAAATCATATTTTTCTTTTCCACGTCATGCCAGAATCTAAAAAATCTATTAAGTCACAAGCTTATTTTACTAGTCAATCATCAAACGCGACATTTAAGCGCACACATCATCatcattaaatttatttttcaattctaCAACATACACTTAAttttcgcatcatccaagagcgcacGATTTATTTTTCTTTCGCAACATTCAAGAGCGATGTCATAACCATATCATTTACTCATACCTTTAACATATCCAAAAGCACTCATCATTTCGCACATCATTCAAGAGTGACTTACAACTAGcattcgcatcatccaagagcgcccTTTctttcgcatcatccaagagcgcacTTTTTtattcgcatcatccaagagcatgGTAAACATTCCTGTTATGTACaatacaaacatttttttttttcatcaatcaGTGCACACAATTTCTCACATCATTCAAGAGTGAAGAACATACATccttcgcatcatccaagagcgcacgttttctcacatcatccaagagcgcacttctttattcgcatcatccaagagcgacatgGTAAACATTCCTGTTATGTACAACACATACAATTTTTGTGTCATCAATGACTGCACACAATTTCTCACATCATTCAAGAGTGACGAACATACAACATTCGCATCTTCCGAAAGCATACTTGTTTTTCTTTCGCATCATCTAAGAGCGATATCGTGAACACTCTTGTATTATGTAATACCCACAATCTTAGTAGCATATGGAGTACATCGTATCATTACAGAGGGTACGCATCGTTCAAAAGTATTGCTGTAATATTTTTAAAGTCATATAATGTAGTTAGATCTTCTCAACCCTTAAGAAGAAAAATCCAACCCCGATTTGCGTAACATTCAATTCCTTCAATGGAATCGCTTATGTTCCACAATTTTGTAGCTGGTGCTAACCAGCTCAATATGGCTATTCACCTCTCAGCTTTGTCTGGGTGGTTTCAACACCATTTGACACAACTACCCACATTGCTGCAGCTGCAGTCAACCACGCTCTCACTTGTCTCAAAACGCACACATTAGAAAAGTAGTTCATCAAACTGTTGTGTCTCTCATATTTTCCCCAAGCGCTTCTATTAAAGTGGTACATACCTTTAACATGCTGCATGCTGGTCGCGTTTATTCCTGTTTGTGTTTCACTTACCCTGATCATCTCAATTagccaaaaaaaaacaatcgtaATTACCAGGGCAATCACCAGCTGCTGCATAAACACGTTTTAACCCCATCGCATGCTTCATCATCATtcactctgatttttttttctcgttactCTCACTTTCTTTTTCTTCATACTCTCTGTCCATCAGCATGCCGAGCTAACACACACATTCCCTCCGAAGCATACTCGGTAGCTTTTTTTTCACGGTCACCTTGCATGCTGGGGCGGATGAAccaaatatatatacatatatagcaCCACTACGAATGTGGCACGCCGCCGGCACTACACAAAGCCGCAAAGCTGAAAAACGAATAACGCTCACTACAACACTGTCATATTTTCCCCTCTCATATAGATATTACACATGCACGCACACTGAAAGGAGAGGCAACCAATTTTTCGCCACTTTTCAAAATGGCGTTCTTCTTCGCAAGCTTGGGCGTCATCTCGGGCGTCACTtggttttcgaacaaattcaactGGTTATCACCTTATCCATCATTTCCAGCCACCAATTTAGCTTCGTTTTATATTTTCAGCTCccacatcaacattttttttctttggcaCATTGATTTTCAATATTGCTCCCCTTTTTCTCCAAACCTTTCAACGCTATGTAGAAACTTTTCACACGCTCTCTCTCCATACGTTTTAGATTCTGGCATGATTACACTTAGcacttattatttattttttttctttacctTGATAACTTGGATTTTCTGGTAATAAAAATCGACGAAAgcaaaaatacgtttttaaatgaTTAAACTTTCACTCTACAGAGGATTCATCCTCGCCGCCATCTTGTGGTATCCGGATTAAGATTGAAAGAAGCGACACGCAACACGCACTGTACACAATGGTGGGCCGAGAAAGACTAAAGACTTCTGCAAGTGAGTTGGCATGGTGAACCCCCTCAAGGTTCACGCACACCAACATAGACGAGCTGTACTTACATTATCACAGGATTTCTCTAAATTTTctattgagattcctccagaagcctaGGCTTCATGCAGTAggttcttctggcattcctccaaaaatctttcTGGGATCATTCTGATATTATTAACATCGTTTCTTCtgagttttctccaggagttacttctgggattcctctagaagttcaattgaaattcatcaataatttttctgggattcctccagcagttccgttTTGGGGTTgcttcagtagttccttctgagattcatcctctgagattcctccatgatttcctttttgaatttctctatgAGACTTCATCGGCGCATTTGGTCGTTCGAGCGTACGACCGAAACGAGATCTCGACGTATATTAAATAGACACCGGCAGCACATTTGGTTCGGTGCCTAgaatgcggagtgcgagagtaataCCGTTTTTATTTTCTAATCTGGATTGGAACTGAATTGGCGGAAAATGTTTGAACAAACAAACGTTAAACAAATTGCAGCGCAAGCGAACCCttgtcgggttggggttgaaactgtgatctgatccagttccaacccagggtttatcctgggatgcttccagaagttCAATGGAGATttatcgagaatttctccatagaattccttcaatagtttctcttaagtattcctgcaggaggtttggggtttctccaggaggcCTTCTCGGGAATCCTCCATaacttccttctgggaatctaggaattcatctgagATTTCACTAGCTTTCTCCggggttctttctaagattctccAGGAGCTTCGGTTTTGAaacctaggattcctctagaagtgtgGGCTTCCTTCAGTAGTTACTTCCTCCACCAAAAACTCTATCTGAAATTCCTGTGGGCTAGGCTGTGGGATTTTTTCGTACTGTGTTCTTGAGGAGTTTGTACAGGGATCTTTCAGAAGTAGCTAATACGATTCCTTATCTGGaattcttaaggacagacttgctagaatctcaaaatggccgccacaatggccgactttggcacctactcacgatttcgagcgcacaaatctcttcgtaaaccaaACCGACgcacttgatcttcttattttaagcttccttcttgagatttgtgcgtttgaagttctgaggCACTGTTGAAgagggatttcatgacgtttgtccttaaaggatTTGGGAttcttccttctgagattcctctgtgagtttatctgaaatttctctttcagttccttctgggtttccccCGGGGTCCTTCTAGGATTCCGCAGTGAGTTATTCTAAAGAAaacctgtcaaggattcttcaaggggtgaattccttcagagtatcaactggaattcctccataatttcaTTCTAATAGA contains:
- the LOC134290976 gene encoding uncharacterized protein K02A2.6-like codes for the protein MNTAGPSRLPKYSRHSSRPVYNIDDQRNEPSKCEEYPVYNVGESDELISCCIGGVDITMLIDSGSKHNLIDDTTWEMMKLQGIHIRNERFDHDKRFLAYGRVPLKLVTVFDADLEINDAGKLLKTSASFYVIEKGQQPLLGKITAQKIGVLQIGLPSSQNALVRRVDTVKEPFPKMKGITLSLPIDRSVSPVIQPLRRCPIPLLQQVEVKLNELLQLDIIEKVTQPTSWVSPLVPILKDNGELRLCVDMRRANQAIQRLNHPLPIFDDMLPKFRNAKLFTTLDIKQAFHQVELSEDCRDVTTFVTNWGLFRYKRLLFGVNCAPELFQNLMESILAECENTVVFIDDIMIFGSTEEEHDLAVKHTLSVLNRYGIMLNIHKCKFKQTEISFLGHILSPEGVAPADEKVQSILQFRPPQSKEELRSFLGLVTYVSRFIPNLATVNYPLRELLKREAGFDWKREHQESFDQLKRMIGSLHHLGYYDPKDRTLLITDASGVGLGAVLLQFKNNQPRVIEYASKSLSETEKKYPPIEKEALAIVWGVERFKIYLLGIHFELEMDHRPLEALFTATSRPTARIERWMLRIQAFKFKEAAAIDIEEVIQATASDQEMQKLKVCIINDSWNDESLKQYTPFRNELTYVNSLILRGSKLIIPKSLRPRMLQIAHEGHPGQSVMKRRLRERCWWPGLDESAVDTCVACEGCRLVQLPDPPEPMMRRKLPDRPWVDIAIDFLGPMPSAEYILVVIDYYSRYMELEVMSKITAQETIKRLKRIFRTWGPPRTITLDNAKQFVSCEFEEFCQTNGIHLNHTSPYWPQANGEVERQNRSLLKRMKIANALYDDWKAELNSYLDLYNNTPHTVTGKAPSELLQNRKLRTKLPCIDDLQTIPPSTDFRDQDHVKKMLGKQGEDVKRRAKPSNISVGDTVLMRNLCPTNKLSTNFHKEKFVVVNRHGSNVTVQSKETGKTYDRNTSHLKTVSDPLPSDVSEEIRDLDANLDSHTSPAASGEPGISTETLQSSDIPIDAPTPGSESMELSLPSVQLRRSKRMPKPKEIYSP